From a single Ornithodoros turicata isolate Travis chromosome 8, ASM3712646v1, whole genome shotgun sequence genomic region:
- the LOC135366548 gene encoding cysteine protease ATG4A-like isoform X1 produces MADVFNACLSYEPGIVEYEDFQPSAEPVFILGTKYSTLHDLEELRSDVKSRIWLTYRKNFPAIGGTGPTSDSGWGCMLRCGQMVLAQALIRRHLGRGWRWNPESSRNDREYMDILRMFQDKKKCPYSIHQIAQMGVSEGKAVGEWFGPNTVAQALRKLAMFDNRGSLAVHVAMDNTVIISEIKDVCKLKSVSAAVPPAEEPLRKRPSCSARSDEPPQWQPLLLFIPLRLGLSEINPIYFSGIKKTFAMKQSLGFIGGKPNHALYFIGVSGDELVFLDPHTTQLVCDLDEECCTDETYHCPYASRMDIGQLDPSVALCFFFATETDFDCWCTSAHKHLVDKVKQPLFEVTNRRPPGWPPLEEQRKDLECASLEFTVLDRDRKFDNSDDEFEIL; encoded by the exons ATGGCTGATGTTTTCAATG CGTGTCTATCATACGAGCCGGGGATAGTCGAATATGAAGATTTCCAGCCATCAGCTGAACCTGTTTTCATCTTAGGAACAAAATACAGCACCTTACATG ACCTCGAGGAACTACGCTCCGATGTCAAGTCACGAATATGGCTGACGTATCGAAAGAACTTCCCAGCAATAG GTGGGACAGGCCCAACTTCCGATTCAGGATGGGGCTGCATGCTCCGCTGTGGCCAAATGGTCCTGGCACAGGCACTTATCAGGCGTCACCTTGGTAGAG GGTGGAGATGGAACCCCGAAAGCAGCAGGAACGACAGGGAATACATGGATATTTTGCGTATGTTTCAAGACAAGAAGAAATGTCCATATTCGATACACCAAATAG CACAGATGGGAGTCTCCGAAGGAAAAGCCGTTGGCGAATGGTTTGGACCAAATACTGTAGCTCAAGCCCTTAG GAAACTAGCCATGTTTGACAATCGAGGTTCCCTAGCAGTGCACGTTGCCATGGACAACACTGTCATCATCAGTGAAATCA AAGATGTGTGCAAGCTGAAAAGTGTGTCGGCAGCAGTCCCCCCTGCGGAGGAGCCATTACGGAAGAGGCCCAGTTGCTCCGCGCGCTCAGATGagccaccacagtggcagccgCTCCTGCTGTTCATTCCATTGAGACTTGGCCTTAGCGAGATCAATCCCATCTACTTCTCTGGAATTAAG AAAACGTTTGCCATGAAGCAGTCCCTGGGTTTCATTGGAGGAAAGCCCAACCATGCCCTGTACTTTATAGGAGTTTCTG GGGATGAGCTTGTGTTTCTAGATCCCCATACGACACAGTTGGTATGTGACCTGGACGAGGAATGTTGCACTGACGAAACCTACCATTGTCCGTATGCTAGCCGAATGGACATTGGCCAGCTTGACCCTTCTGTTGCTCTG TGCTTTTTCTTTGCAACGGAAACAGATTTTGACTGCTGGTGTACGTCTGCTCACAAG CACCTGGTCGATAAGGTGAAGCAACCACTATTCGAAGTGACTAACCGGAGGCCTCCAGGTTGGCCGCCGCTGGAAGAGCAGAGAAAGGATCTCGAATGTGCCAGTCTTG AGTTTACAGTCCTGGATCGAGACAGGAAGTTCGACAATTCGGATGACGAATTTGAGATTCTATAA
- the LOC135366548 gene encoding cysteine protease ATG4B-like isoform X3: protein MFSMRRTDENVPKPCLSYEPGIVEYEDFQPSAEPVFILGTKYSTLHDLEELRSDVKSRIWLTYRKNFPAIGGTGPTSDSGWGCMLRCGQMVLAQALIRRHLGRGWRWNPESSRNDREYMDILRMFQDKKKCPYSIHQIAQMGVSEGKAVGEWFGPNTVAQALRKLAMFDNRGSLAVHVAMDNTVIISEIKDVCKLKSVSAAVPPAEEPLRKRPSCSARSDEPPQWQPLLLFIPLRLGLSEINPIYFSGIKKTFAMKQSLGFIGGKPNHALYFIGVSGDELVFLDPHTTQLVCDLDEECCTDETYHCPYASRMDIGQLDPSVALCFFFATETDFDCWCTSAHKHLVDKVKQPLFEVTNRRPPGWPPLEEQRKDLECASLEFTVLDRDRKFDNSDDEFEIL from the exons ATGTTTTCAATG AGGCGCACAGATGAAAACGTGCCGAAGC CGTGTCTATCATACGAGCCGGGGATAGTCGAATATGAAGATTTCCAGCCATCAGCTGAACCTGTTTTCATCTTAGGAACAAAATACAGCACCTTACATG ACCTCGAGGAACTACGCTCCGATGTCAAGTCACGAATATGGCTGACGTATCGAAAGAACTTCCCAGCAATAG GTGGGACAGGCCCAACTTCCGATTCAGGATGGGGCTGCATGCTCCGCTGTGGCCAAATGGTCCTGGCACAGGCACTTATCAGGCGTCACCTTGGTAGAG GGTGGAGATGGAACCCCGAAAGCAGCAGGAACGACAGGGAATACATGGATATTTTGCGTATGTTTCAAGACAAGAAGAAATGTCCATATTCGATACACCAAATAG CACAGATGGGAGTCTCCGAAGGAAAAGCCGTTGGCGAATGGTTTGGACCAAATACTGTAGCTCAAGCCCTTAG GAAACTAGCCATGTTTGACAATCGAGGTTCCCTAGCAGTGCACGTTGCCATGGACAACACTGTCATCATCAGTGAAATCA AAGATGTGTGCAAGCTGAAAAGTGTGTCGGCAGCAGTCCCCCCTGCGGAGGAGCCATTACGGAAGAGGCCCAGTTGCTCCGCGCGCTCAGATGagccaccacagtggcagccgCTCCTGCTGTTCATTCCATTGAGACTTGGCCTTAGCGAGATCAATCCCATCTACTTCTCTGGAATTAAG AAAACGTTTGCCATGAAGCAGTCCCTGGGTTTCATTGGAGGAAAGCCCAACCATGCCCTGTACTTTATAGGAGTTTCTG GGGATGAGCTTGTGTTTCTAGATCCCCATACGACACAGTTGGTATGTGACCTGGACGAGGAATGTTGCACTGACGAAACCTACCATTGTCCGTATGCTAGCCGAATGGACATTGGCCAGCTTGACCCTTCTGTTGCTCTG TGCTTTTTCTTTGCAACGGAAACAGATTTTGACTGCTGGTGTACGTCTGCTCACAAG CACCTGGTCGATAAGGTGAAGCAACCACTATTCGAAGTGACTAACCGGAGGCCTCCAGGTTGGCCGCCGCTGGAAGAGCAGAGAAAGGATCTCGAATGTGCCAGTCTTG AGTTTACAGTCCTGGATCGAGACAGGAAGTTCGACAATTCGGATGACGAATTTGAGATTCTATAA
- the LOC135366548 gene encoding cysteine protease ATG4B-like isoform X2 — translation MTVVRVGVMNFYRTFNASATCLSYEPGIVEYEDFQPSAEPVFILGTKYSTLHDLEELRSDVKSRIWLTYRKNFPAIGGTGPTSDSGWGCMLRCGQMVLAQALIRRHLGRGWRWNPESSRNDREYMDILRMFQDKKKCPYSIHQIAQMGVSEGKAVGEWFGPNTVAQALRKLAMFDNRGSLAVHVAMDNTVIISEIKDVCKLKSVSAAVPPAEEPLRKRPSCSARSDEPPQWQPLLLFIPLRLGLSEINPIYFSGIKKTFAMKQSLGFIGGKPNHALYFIGVSGDELVFLDPHTTQLVCDLDEECCTDETYHCPYASRMDIGQLDPSVALCFFFATETDFDCWCTSAHKHLVDKVKQPLFEVTNRRPPGWPPLEEQRKDLECASLEFTVLDRDRKFDNSDDEFEIL, via the exons ATGACCGTCGTGCGCGTGGGTGTCATGAATTTTTATAGAACCTTCAACGCCAGTGCAA CGTGTCTATCATACGAGCCGGGGATAGTCGAATATGAAGATTTCCAGCCATCAGCTGAACCTGTTTTCATCTTAGGAACAAAATACAGCACCTTACATG ACCTCGAGGAACTACGCTCCGATGTCAAGTCACGAATATGGCTGACGTATCGAAAGAACTTCCCAGCAATAG GTGGGACAGGCCCAACTTCCGATTCAGGATGGGGCTGCATGCTCCGCTGTGGCCAAATGGTCCTGGCACAGGCACTTATCAGGCGTCACCTTGGTAGAG GGTGGAGATGGAACCCCGAAAGCAGCAGGAACGACAGGGAATACATGGATATTTTGCGTATGTTTCAAGACAAGAAGAAATGTCCATATTCGATACACCAAATAG CACAGATGGGAGTCTCCGAAGGAAAAGCCGTTGGCGAATGGTTTGGACCAAATACTGTAGCTCAAGCCCTTAG GAAACTAGCCATGTTTGACAATCGAGGTTCCCTAGCAGTGCACGTTGCCATGGACAACACTGTCATCATCAGTGAAATCA AAGATGTGTGCAAGCTGAAAAGTGTGTCGGCAGCAGTCCCCCCTGCGGAGGAGCCATTACGGAAGAGGCCCAGTTGCTCCGCGCGCTCAGATGagccaccacagtggcagccgCTCCTGCTGTTCATTCCATTGAGACTTGGCCTTAGCGAGATCAATCCCATCTACTTCTCTGGAATTAAG AAAACGTTTGCCATGAAGCAGTCCCTGGGTTTCATTGGAGGAAAGCCCAACCATGCCCTGTACTTTATAGGAGTTTCTG GGGATGAGCTTGTGTTTCTAGATCCCCATACGACACAGTTGGTATGTGACCTGGACGAGGAATGTTGCACTGACGAAACCTACCATTGTCCGTATGCTAGCCGAATGGACATTGGCCAGCTTGACCCTTCTGTTGCTCTG TGCTTTTTCTTTGCAACGGAAACAGATTTTGACTGCTGGTGTACGTCTGCTCACAAG CACCTGGTCGATAAGGTGAAGCAACCACTATTCGAAGTGACTAACCGGAGGCCTCCAGGTTGGCCGCCGCTGGAAGAGCAGAGAAAGGATCTCGAATGTGCCAGTCTTG AGTTTACAGTCCTGGATCGAGACAGGAAGTTCGACAATTCGGATGACGAATTTGAGATTCTATAA
- the LOC135366548 gene encoding cysteine protease ATG4B-like isoform X4, giving the protein MNVCSREYIHSHACLSYEPGIVEYEDFQPSAEPVFILGTKYSTLHDLEELRSDVKSRIWLTYRKNFPAIGGTGPTSDSGWGCMLRCGQMVLAQALIRRHLGRGWRWNPESSRNDREYMDILRMFQDKKKCPYSIHQIAQMGVSEGKAVGEWFGPNTVAQALRKLAMFDNRGSLAVHVAMDNTVIISEIKDVCKLKSVSAAVPPAEEPLRKRPSCSARSDEPPQWQPLLLFIPLRLGLSEINPIYFSGIKKTFAMKQSLGFIGGKPNHALYFIGVSGDELVFLDPHTTQLVCDLDEECCTDETYHCPYASRMDIGQLDPSVALCFFFATETDFDCWCTSAHKHLVDKVKQPLFEVTNRRPPGWPPLEEQRKDLECASLEFTVLDRDRKFDNSDDEFEIL; this is encoded by the exons ATGAATGTGTGTTCTCGCGAATATATCCATTCACATG CGTGTCTATCATACGAGCCGGGGATAGTCGAATATGAAGATTTCCAGCCATCAGCTGAACCTGTTTTCATCTTAGGAACAAAATACAGCACCTTACATG ACCTCGAGGAACTACGCTCCGATGTCAAGTCACGAATATGGCTGACGTATCGAAAGAACTTCCCAGCAATAG GTGGGACAGGCCCAACTTCCGATTCAGGATGGGGCTGCATGCTCCGCTGTGGCCAAATGGTCCTGGCACAGGCACTTATCAGGCGTCACCTTGGTAGAG GGTGGAGATGGAACCCCGAAAGCAGCAGGAACGACAGGGAATACATGGATATTTTGCGTATGTTTCAAGACAAGAAGAAATGTCCATATTCGATACACCAAATAG CACAGATGGGAGTCTCCGAAGGAAAAGCCGTTGGCGAATGGTTTGGACCAAATACTGTAGCTCAAGCCCTTAG GAAACTAGCCATGTTTGACAATCGAGGTTCCCTAGCAGTGCACGTTGCCATGGACAACACTGTCATCATCAGTGAAATCA AAGATGTGTGCAAGCTGAAAAGTGTGTCGGCAGCAGTCCCCCCTGCGGAGGAGCCATTACGGAAGAGGCCCAGTTGCTCCGCGCGCTCAGATGagccaccacagtggcagccgCTCCTGCTGTTCATTCCATTGAGACTTGGCCTTAGCGAGATCAATCCCATCTACTTCTCTGGAATTAAG AAAACGTTTGCCATGAAGCAGTCCCTGGGTTTCATTGGAGGAAAGCCCAACCATGCCCTGTACTTTATAGGAGTTTCTG GGGATGAGCTTGTGTTTCTAGATCCCCATACGACACAGTTGGTATGTGACCTGGACGAGGAATGTTGCACTGACGAAACCTACCATTGTCCGTATGCTAGCCGAATGGACATTGGCCAGCTTGACCCTTCTGTTGCTCTG TGCTTTTTCTTTGCAACGGAAACAGATTTTGACTGCTGGTGTACGTCTGCTCACAAG CACCTGGTCGATAAGGTGAAGCAACCACTATTCGAAGTGACTAACCGGAGGCCTCCAGGTTGGCCGCCGCTGGAAGAGCAGAGAAAGGATCTCGAATGTGCCAGTCTTG AGTTTACAGTCCTGGATCGAGACAGGAAGTTCGACAATTCGGATGACGAATTTGAGATTCTATAA
- the LOC135366548 gene encoding cysteine protease ATG4B-like isoform X5, protein MLTVVIHGWKACLSYEPGIVEYEDFQPSAEPVFILGTKYSTLHDLEELRSDVKSRIWLTYRKNFPAIGGTGPTSDSGWGCMLRCGQMVLAQALIRRHLGRGWRWNPESSRNDREYMDILRMFQDKKKCPYSIHQIAQMGVSEGKAVGEWFGPNTVAQALRKLAMFDNRGSLAVHVAMDNTVIISEIKDVCKLKSVSAAVPPAEEPLRKRPSCSARSDEPPQWQPLLLFIPLRLGLSEINPIYFSGIKKTFAMKQSLGFIGGKPNHALYFIGVSGDELVFLDPHTTQLVCDLDEECCTDETYHCPYASRMDIGQLDPSVALCFFFATETDFDCWCTSAHKHLVDKVKQPLFEVTNRRPPGWPPLEEQRKDLECASLEFTVLDRDRKFDNSDDEFEIL, encoded by the exons ATGCTTACGGTGGTCATACATGGATGGAAGG CGTGTCTATCATACGAGCCGGGGATAGTCGAATATGAAGATTTCCAGCCATCAGCTGAACCTGTTTTCATCTTAGGAACAAAATACAGCACCTTACATG ACCTCGAGGAACTACGCTCCGATGTCAAGTCACGAATATGGCTGACGTATCGAAAGAACTTCCCAGCAATAG GTGGGACAGGCCCAACTTCCGATTCAGGATGGGGCTGCATGCTCCGCTGTGGCCAAATGGTCCTGGCACAGGCACTTATCAGGCGTCACCTTGGTAGAG GGTGGAGATGGAACCCCGAAAGCAGCAGGAACGACAGGGAATACATGGATATTTTGCGTATGTTTCAAGACAAGAAGAAATGTCCATATTCGATACACCAAATAG CACAGATGGGAGTCTCCGAAGGAAAAGCCGTTGGCGAATGGTTTGGACCAAATACTGTAGCTCAAGCCCTTAG GAAACTAGCCATGTTTGACAATCGAGGTTCCCTAGCAGTGCACGTTGCCATGGACAACACTGTCATCATCAGTGAAATCA AAGATGTGTGCAAGCTGAAAAGTGTGTCGGCAGCAGTCCCCCCTGCGGAGGAGCCATTACGGAAGAGGCCCAGTTGCTCCGCGCGCTCAGATGagccaccacagtggcagccgCTCCTGCTGTTCATTCCATTGAGACTTGGCCTTAGCGAGATCAATCCCATCTACTTCTCTGGAATTAAG AAAACGTTTGCCATGAAGCAGTCCCTGGGTTTCATTGGAGGAAAGCCCAACCATGCCCTGTACTTTATAGGAGTTTCTG GGGATGAGCTTGTGTTTCTAGATCCCCATACGACACAGTTGGTATGTGACCTGGACGAGGAATGTTGCACTGACGAAACCTACCATTGTCCGTATGCTAGCCGAATGGACATTGGCCAGCTTGACCCTTCTGTTGCTCTG TGCTTTTTCTTTGCAACGGAAACAGATTTTGACTGCTGGTGTACGTCTGCTCACAAG CACCTGGTCGATAAGGTGAAGCAACCACTATTCGAAGTGACTAACCGGAGGCCTCCAGGTTGGCCGCCGCTGGAAGAGCAGAGAAAGGATCTCGAATGTGCCAGTCTTG AGTTTACAGTCCTGGATCGAGACAGGAAGTTCGACAATTCGGATGACGAATTTGAGATTCTATAA
- the LOC135365995 gene encoding uncharacterized protein LOC135365995 produces the protein MFTNQPLIMEQCSRKYQSLLDSVVRRRRRRRRAGQLLKRLRRFTEPDGMVALASLKRDALRLAKVDDFLDEVVLVLHNYLFSANENVVKLALDVVTGPIARHCYRLKLCNMEHLITSLLRTLRQQSPAEHIFLLTRCAMQQLLQAEPEMTTAVLGKVLRGGSEEASTGTIVEIYVHLISYILTSEEIFISVLDRLVSVSIRSLLRDSMAHRFCAFEALYALHYRYLSLQDMVTYAEEIGLPAPLVEALRRRLQRRYVPPFKADRLVLVLMSDADFDWISRGGEPM, from the exons ATGTTCACCAATCAACCGTTGATCATGGAGCAGTGCAGTAGGAAATATCAAAGCCTTCTAGACTCCGTCGTACGAAGGAGACGCAGACGGCGCAGGGCTGGACAACTCCTGAAACGGCTTCGACGGTTCACGGAACCCGACGGTATGGTCGCCCTAGCGTCTCTGAAACGCGATGCTCTTCGACTGGCCAAAGTGGATGACTTCCTGGACGAGGTAGTCCTCGTTTTGCACAATTATCTCTTCAG cGCCAACGAGAATGTGGTCAAGCTGGCTCTGGACGTCGTCACAGGCCCAATCGCTCGTCACTGTTACAGACTCAAGCTTTGCAACATGGAGCACCTCATCACTTCCTTGCTGCGGACTTTGAGGCAGCAGTCTCCTGCAGAGCACATATTTCTGCTCACAAG gtgtgCCATGCAGCAGTTACTGCAAGCCGAGCCGGAGATGACGACGGCAGTTCTGGGTAAGGTCCTCCGAGGCGGCAGCGAAGAAGCTAGTACTGGAACGATTGTCGAAATCTATGTCCACTTGATATCCTACATACTGACCTCCGAAGAAATCTTCATATCCGTGCTGGACCGGCTCGTGTCCGTCAGCATCCGCAGCCTGCTTCGAGACAGCATGGCGCACCGCTTCTGTGCATTTGAAGCCCTCTATGCCCTCCACTACAG GTATCTCAGCTTGCAGGACATGGTGACGTACGCTGAAGAGATTGGTCTCCCAGCGCCCCTGGTGGAAGCATTGCGGAGACGACTCCAGAGACGCTACGTGCCGCCCTTCAAGGCAGACCGCCTGGTTCTTGTGTTGATGAGCGACGCCGACTTTGATTGGATCAGTCGCGGTGGAGAACCAATGTAG
- the LOC135365997 gene encoding uncharacterized protein LOC135365997: MPLLVAPLLGLLMSPLSIPIMAGGRRRRRRDASSPLQFVSQLREAELTAALLERLQLSERQRDRAVAQYLLCGGFLGQDNRCVERLACELAAREHETDDFDDPESQLSGMLLAHVIRNPFVPETFKKRLDHATYTGRRTSSCHYVCPSE; this comes from the exons ATGCCGTTACTCGTGGCGCCATTGCTGGGACTTCTTATGAGTCCCCTCAGCATTCCCATCATGgcaggaggaagaagaaggcgGCGAAGAGATGCCTCCTCTCCTCTTCAATTTGTGTCTCAACTTCGCGAAGCTGAGCTTACAGCTGCCTTGCTAGAGCGGCTTCAG CTGAGTGAAAGACAGAGGGACCGGGCCGTCGCTCAGTACCTGCTCTGCGGCGGATTCCTGGGCCAAGATAACAGATGCGTGGAAAGACTCGCTTGCGAGCTTGCGGCTCGGGAACATGAGACTGATGACTTCGATGATCCTGAGAGCCAACTCAGTGGCAT GCTCTTAGCTCACGTCATTCGGAATCCATTTGTGCCTGAGACATTCAAGAAGAGGCTCGACCACGCCACTTACACGGGGAGAAGAACTTCAAGCTGCCATTATGTCTGCCCTTCGGAATAA